The following proteins are encoded in a genomic region of Roseinatronobacter sp. S2:
- a CDS encoding prephenate/arogenate dehydrogenase family protein: protein MSAIYKRVAFIGLGLIASSMAHAIRRAGLAEHIAGTARSPETRQVALEIGLVDAVFDTAAEAVSGADLVVLCVPVGAMADIAREIAPHLDAGVTVTDVGSVKQAVIDAVAPHLPDHAHFIPGHPLAGTEHSGPRAGFAELFDNRWCILTPVDGGDSPELQRLIAFWQGIGAHVDLMDPPHHDLVLAVTSHTPHLIAYTMVGVADDLRRVTDSEVIKYSAAGFRDFTRIAASDPTMWRDVFLTNKDATLEVLGRFTEELFALQRAIRTGDGALLHDYFSRTRAIRRGIIEAGQDTAAPDFGRAKR from the coding sequence ATGAGCGCAATATACAAGCGCGTCGCATTCATTGGTCTGGGGTTGATTGCATCCTCCATGGCGCATGCCATCCGGCGCGCCGGGCTGGCAGAACATATCGCTGGCACCGCGCGTTCGCCCGAAACCCGACAGGTTGCGCTTGAAATCGGGCTGGTTGATGCCGTCTTTGACACGGCGGCAGAAGCGGTCAGTGGCGCGGATCTGGTGGTGCTGTGCGTGCCGGTTGGTGCCATGGCCGACATTGCCCGCGAAATTGCACCCCATCTGGATGCCGGGGTGACCGTCACGGATGTCGGTTCGGTCAAGCAGGCGGTGATTGACGCGGTCGCCCCCCACCTGCCGGATCATGCCCATTTCATACCCGGCCATCCGCTGGCAGGGACCGAACATTCCGGGCCCCGCGCGGGCTTTGCGGAATTGTTCGACAATCGCTGGTGTATCCTGACCCCGGTTGACGGCGGCGACAGTCCTGAACTTCAGCGGCTGATCGCCTTCTGGCAGGGTATCGGCGCGCATGTCGATCTGATGGACCCGCCGCATCATGATCTTGTGCTGGCCGTCACCAGCCACACGCCGCATCTGATCGCCTATACAATGGTCGGTGTGGCCGATGACCTGCGCCGTGTCACCGATAGCGAAGTGATCAAGTATTCCGCGGCGGGGTTTCGGGATTTCACGCGTATCGCGGCGTCTGACCCGACAATGTGGCGTGATGTGTTCCTGACCAACAAGGATGCCACCCTGGAGGTGCTGGGCCGCTTCACAGAAGAGCTGTTCGCCCTTCAACGTGCGATTCGTACCGGCGACGGCGCATTGCTTCATGACTACTTCTCGCGCACCCGTGCGATTCGCAGGGGAATCATCGAAGCGGGTCAGGATACGGCTGCCCCCGATTTCGGGCGCGCAAAGCGCTGA
- a CDS encoding folate-binding protein YgfZ has product MQEDVVTRAIIKLTGTDPATFLQGLVTNDIRRLGPQAPLYAALLTPQGKYLADFFIVSWGDDILIDVAAPLADDLFKRLSMYKLRSPVTLEHVDIPVSRGTGTAPEGAMPDPRHPALGWRLYGTALPDDGTDWDALRVAHCVPESLIELVPGETFVLEAGLPRLNGVDFRKGCYVGQEVTARMHHKTDLRKGFVTVSISGSAPVGTEIMAGAKVAGQLFTQSGGRAIAFLRFDRAQPAMQADSAVIDWYQAAS; this is encoded by the coding sequence ATGCAGGAGGATGTCGTGACACGCGCAATCATCAAATTGACCGGCACAGACCCTGCAACGTTTTTGCAGGGTCTTGTCACCAATGACATCCGGCGGCTTGGGCCGCAGGCCCCGCTATATGCCGCGCTTCTGACGCCGCAGGGCAAGTATCTGGCGGATTTTTTCATTGTGTCGTGGGGGGATGATATTTTGATTGATGTCGCAGCCCCGCTTGCGGATGATCTTTTCAAACGCCTGAGCATGTATAAACTGCGATCCCCTGTCACGCTGGAGCACGTTGATATCCCGGTCAGTCGCGGCACAGGAACCGCGCCGGAAGGGGCCATGCCCGACCCGCGCCACCCTGCGCTGGGGTGGCGGCTTTACGGGACGGCCCTGCCGGATGACGGGACGGATTGGGATGCCCTGCGCGTGGCACATTGCGTGCCCGAATCCCTGATCGAGCTGGTGCCCGGCGAAACCTTCGTGCTGGAGGCCGGATTGCCGCGCCTGAATGGCGTCGATTTTCGCAAAGGGTGCTATGTCGGGCAGGAAGTCACGGCGCGCATGCATCACAAGACCGACCTGCGCAAAGGCTTCGTGACAGTGTCCATTAGCGGTTCCGCGCCCGTGGGCACCGAAATTATGGCAGGCGCGAAGGTTGCAGGACAGCTTTTCACCCAAAGCGGCGGCCGCGCGATTGCCTTTTTGCGGTTTGACCGTGCACAACCGGCCATGCAGGCGGATAGCGCGGTGATTGATTGGTATCAGGCGGCCAGCTGA
- a CDS encoding DMT family transporter, with the protein MGRIFNSPFAGPVLALVAYALFSAHDVLVKSLGGSYSPVQIVFFSVLLSLPLAFLMLMRDKTDGNLLPRRPGWVALRTAAAVWTGVSVFYAFTVLPMTLVYAILFATPLLITLLAVPMLGEKVGWRRSGAVLVGLLGVLIVLRPGQGDGISLGHLAALLGALGGAVSAIIVRKIGREERNVVLLVYPLMANLGVMGIALPFVYQPMPLADLGAWAAMAAMAFVASLCVIWAYKLSSAIQVAPMQYSQIIWAALFGALFFGEVPDIFTVLGAVVIIASGVYIVLREDSAKVSENRPVLETRTRTETGTFPRASQLGRFDEHDDDDPDKLK; encoded by the coding sequence ATGGGCCGCATATTCAACTCTCCTTTTGCGGGGCCGGTTCTGGCCTTGGTCGCTTATGCCTTGTTTTCGGCGCATGATGTGCTGGTGAAATCGCTTGGCGGCAGCTACAGCCCTGTCCAGATCGTGTTCTTCAGCGTTTTGCTTAGTCTGCCATTGGCGTTTTTGATGCTGATGCGCGACAAGACAGACGGCAACCTGCTGCCGCGCCGTCCGGGTTGGGTTGCCTTGCGCACGGCTGCGGCGGTGTGGACAGGGGTAAGCGTGTTCTACGCGTTCACTGTGCTGCCCATGACGCTGGTTTACGCCATCTTGTTTGCCACACCGCTGCTGATCACGCTTCTGGCTGTGCCGATGCTGGGCGAAAAGGTGGGCTGGCGGCGCAGCGGTGCGGTTCTGGTCGGGCTGCTGGGGGTTTTGATTGTGCTGCGGCCGGGGCAGGGGGACGGAATATCCCTTGGGCATCTGGCGGCATTGCTGGGGGCACTTGGGGGCGCTGTTTCCGCGATTATTGTGCGCAAGATCGGCCGCGAGGAACGCAATGTCGTTTTGCTGGTCTATCCGCTTATGGCCAATCTGGGGGTTATGGGCATTGCCTTGCCGTTCGTATATCAGCCCATGCCGCTGGCGGATCTGGGGGCATGGGCTGCGATGGCCGCCATGGCGTTTGTTGCCAGCCTGTGTGTGATTTGGGCCTATAAATTGTCGTCTGCTATTCAGGTTGCGCCAATGCAGTATTCCCAGATCATCTGGGCGGCATTATTCGGCGCATTGTTCTTCGGCGAAGTGCCGGACATATTCACTGTGCTGGGTGCCGTGGTCATCATTGCAAGTGGCGTCTATATTGTGCTGCGCGAAGATTCCGCCAAGGTGTCGGAAAACCGGCCGGTTCTGGAAACCCGCACGCGGACCGAAACCGGCACCTTCCCGCGCGCCAGCCAGCTGGGCCGGTTTGACGAACATGACGACGACGACCCCGACAAGTTGAAGTGA
- the hisC gene encoding histidinol-phosphate transaminase, producing MKTAIQPQPGILDIALYQGGTSKIIGRDDAVKLSSNENPFGAGDMARQAYLRAGHDLHRYPSTDHGPLRAAIAARYGLDAGRIICGAGSDEVISFLCQAYAGPGDEVLYSQHGFLMYRISALAAGATPVAAPERDRTTNVDALLAACTKRTKLVFIANPNNPTGTMIPISELERLAKKLPAQALLVLDGAYAEYAEGYDGGAALVDQRQNVVMTRTFSKLFGLGGLRVGWGYGPQHVIDVLGRVRGPFNLSTTQQDVAEAALADEAHISRSLAENARMRTWLADRLNAIGVATDPSYANFVLARFKDPAQANACNTALLAGGLIVRKVDSYGLPECLRITIGDESACRRVLHVITQFMEQQA from the coding sequence ATGAAAACTGCTATCCAACCGCAACCCGGTATACTTGACATCGCGCTTTATCAGGGCGGGACCTCCAAGATCATCGGACGTGATGATGCCGTGAAATTGTCGTCAAACGAGAACCCGTTCGGGGCAGGGGATATGGCGCGGCAGGCTTATCTGCGCGCAGGCCATGACCTGCATCGCTATCCGTCCACCGATCACGGCCCGTTGCGCGCAGCGATTGCAGCGCGCTATGGTCTGGATGCCGGTCGCATTATTTGCGGGGCCGGTTCCGATGAGGTGATTTCCTTTCTGTGTCAGGCCTATGCCGGTCCCGGTGACGAAGTGCTGTATAGCCAGCACGGGTTCTTGATGTATCGCATATCGGCGCTGGCGGCGGGGGCGACACCGGTTGCGGCACCTGAACGCGACCGCACCACGAATGTGGATGCACTTCTTGCCGCCTGCACTAAGCGCACAAAGCTTGTATTTATCGCCAACCCCAATAACCCTACAGGGACAATGATCCCGATTTCGGAACTTGAACGCCTTGCGAAAAAGCTGCCAGCGCAGGCATTGCTGGTTCTTGATGGTGCCTATGCCGAATATGCCGAAGGTTATGATGGCGGCGCGGCCCTTGTCGATCAACGCCAGAATGTGGTGATGACGCGCACCTTCTCTAAGCTGTTTGGTCTGGGGGGCTTGCGTGTGGGCTGGGGCTATGGGCCGCAACATGTCATTGATGTTCTGGGGCGGGTCCGCGGCCCGTTCAACCTGTCGACCACGCAGCAGGATGTGGCCGAAGCAGCCCTTGCCGATGAGGCGCATATATCACGCAGCCTGGCCGAGAATGCGCGAATGCGCACATGGCTGGCCGACCGTCTGAACGCCATAGGCGTTGCGACAGATCCATCCTATGCGAATTTTGTTCTGGCCCGTTTCAAGGACCCAGCGCAGGCCAACGCGTGCAACACGGCATTACTGGCGGGCGGTTTGATTGTGCGCAAGGTGGACAGCTATGGCCTGCCGGAATGCCTGCGTATTACCATAGGCGACGAATCCGCGTGCCGGCGCGTGCTGCATGTCATCACCCAATTCATGGAGCAGCAGGCATGA